From a region of the Kwoniella mangroviensis CBS 8507 chromosome 1 map unlocalized Ctg01, whole genome shotgun sequence genome:
- a CDS encoding potassium uptake protein, with protein sequence MTALEMTSKLVSDSNISIGSDENTHPSIPLTLFGSSQGDDGFVNIRARVNSRRRSILAIEPGSADEDPGLRRPSDYRSAQQFTGWSLAKLSFLSLGVIYGDIGTSPLYVFSSTFSEPPTRQDLVGVLSLVLWSLIFMVTIKYVIIVLHADNDGEGGTFSTYSLLSRYLNIAKRDPREASLMEMRRTATVDLEASGRRLRRGIESSKFIKTSLKVIGVFAVTMVLADGVLTPAQSVLGAIQGIEVAAPTISKSTIIGVTDAILIVLYLIQPLGISKISMVFAPIIAVWFAFNAVFGIYNLVKYDATVFKAFYPYYAFDYLIRHKEEGWRHLGGVLLAFTGVEALFADLGAFSRKAIQLSWLGYVLPCLVLGYVGQAAFISAHPEAYSNPFFNAAPPGTLYPALVIAILAAIVASQAIITASFQLLAQVMKFSYFPQLKVVHTSKIYHGQLYVPLANWLLMIGTVLVASIYNNTTSLGNAYGVCVMFVTFFDTLMVTLVSIFVWRFNPLLVVFPWLVFTLLDATFLSSALTKVPDGAWFTLTLAAALACVFLLWRFGKERQWLAEAKDRFPTSHFIARSSDGHLRLTDAYSGVPLSTIRGLGIFFDKAGETTPIVFSQFVTKLTSIPEAIVFFHLRPLDRPTVSSEDRYTVSRLGIPNCYRLVVRYGFNDEVVTPDLAIVIFKQIRSFLIKQTTDNNNAAVPSAGLTSGKDDQNIKDEITRLDRALAHKVLFITGKGQMKIGHNRNWLSKLLLWAFLWIRDNTRNRIASLKLPVEEIVEVGFLKEI encoded by the exons ATGACCGCTCTGGAAATGACCTCTAAGCTAGTCAGCGATAGCAATATCAGCATCGGCTCCGACGAGAATACCCATCCATCGATACCTTTGACTCTCTTCGGTAGCAGCCAAGGCGACGATGGGTTCGTCAATATACGCGCTCGCGTCAATTCGAGAAGACGATCAATTCTTGCCATTGAGCCTGGTTCAGCAGACGAAGATCCCGGTTTGAGACGACCTAGTGATTACCGTTCGGCCCAG CAATTCACAGGATGGTCACTAGCAAAACTATCGTTTCTGTCGCTGGGAGTCATCTACGGTGACATCGGAACGAGCCCTCTTTACGTATTTTCGTCGACATTCTCTGAACCACCTACTCGCCAAGACCTGGTCGGAGTTTTGTCTCTCGTACTTTGGtcactcatcttcatggTCACCATAAAATACGTGATCATTGTTCTTCACGCGGATAacgatggagaaggaggtacTTTCAGCACTTATTCATTGCTTTCCCGATAT CTCAATATCGCCAAACGCGATCCTCGAGAGGCGTCCCTTatggagatgaggaggactGCGACCGTCGATCTCGAAGCCTCTGGTCGACGACTGCGCCGAGGAATCGAGTCTAGTAAATTCATCAAAACATCCTTGAAAGTCATTGGGGTGTTTGCTGTTACCATGGTCTTGGCAGATGGAGTGCTGACACCAGCTCAGTCAGTACTTGGAGCCATTCAGGGAATCGAGGTCGCTGCGccaacaatctcaaaaaGCACCATTATCGGCGTCACGGACGCCATTCTTATCGTGCTTTACCTCATTCAGCCCTTGGGTATCTCCAAAATATCCATGGTTTTCGCTCCGATAATCGCTGTCTGGTTCGCTTTCAATGCCGTTTTCGGAATTTATAACCTCGTCAAATACGATGCCACTGTTTTCAAAGCGTTTTACCCTTACTACGCCTTCGACTATCTCATCCGtcacaaagaagaagggtggAGACACCTGGGTGGTGTACTCTTAGCATTTACCGGTGTAGAAGCTCTTTTTGCCGACTTGGGAGCCTTTAGTAGAAAGGCTATACAGCTCAGCTGGCTTGGATACGTGCTTCCTTGCCTGGTTCTGGGTTACGTTGGTCAAGCAGCCTTCATAAGTGCACATCCCGAAGCTTACTCGAATCCATTCTTCAACGCTGCTCCTCCAGGAACTCTCTATCCGGCTCTTGTCATTGCCATCCTCGCTGCCATCGTAGCATCCCAAGCGATTATCACTGCGAGTTTCCAACTGTTGGCCCAGGTGATGAAATTCTCGTATTTTCCTCAACTGAAGGTCGTCCACACGTCCAAAATCTATCACGGTCAACTTTATGTTCCTTTGGCGAATTGGTTATTGATGATAGGCACAGTGCTCGTGGCATCGATATACAACAATACGACTAGCTTGGGTAACGCCTACGGTGTTTGTGTGATGTTCGTCACTTTTTTCGACACTCTCATGGTGACCTTGGTGTCGATTTTTGTATGGCGATTCAATCCGCTTCTCGTTGTCTTCCCTTGGCTGGTTTTTACTCTTCTCGACGCAACTTTCTTATCCTCGGCTCTCACCAAAGTCCCCGACGGAGCTTGGTTCACATTAACACTCGCCGCTGCCTTGGCTTGCGTTTTCTTACTATGGAGATTtgggaaagaaagacaatGGCTTGCTGAAGCCAAAGACCGCTTCCCAACCTCCCATTTTATTGCCAGGTCGTCAGATGGACATCTACGATTGACCGATGCATATTCCGGTGTCCCGCTCAGTACAATCCGGGGACTTGGAATCTTTTTCGATAAAGCTGGGGAGACAACACCAATTGTCTTCAGTCAATTTGTGACCAAATTGACATCGATACCCGAAGCGATCGTGTTCTTTCACCTTCGGCCACTTGACCGACCAACAGTCTCATCAGAGGACCGCTATACCGTATCTCGTCTGGGGATCCCAAATTGCTACCGATTAGTCGTGCGATACGGCTTCAACGACGAGGTTGTCACACCAGACTTAGCCATCGTCATATTCAAGCAGATCCGCTCATTCCTGATTAAACAGACTACGGACAATAATAACG CAGCCGTTCCTAGTGCGGGCTTGACGTCAGGCAAAGACGATCagaatatcaaagatgagatcacACGTCTTGATCGCGCATTAGCACACAAAGTGTTGTTCATCACAGGCAAAGGGCAAATGAAAATTGGACACAATAGGAACTGGCTTAGTAAGCTGCTCCTGTGGGCGTTCTTGTGGATTAGAGACAACACCAGGAATCGGATTGCCAGTCTTAAATTGCCAGTTGAAGAGATTGTTGAAGTCGGCTTCTTGAAGGAGATTTGA